A part of Gossypium hirsutum isolate 1008001.06 chromosome A07, Gossypium_hirsutum_v2.1, whole genome shotgun sequence genomic DNA contains:
- the LOC121203677 gene encoding uncharacterized protein: MAPYEALKGRRRRTPYWTELSERRVLVPELISDTEDKVKLIWDRLKAASDKQKSYADLKRKEIEFSVGDLVFLKVSPWKKLLRQYHSDPSHIVSTEKIEVRPDLTFEEEPV, from the exons atggcaccttacgaggcattaaaAGGTCGACGGCGTCGTACTCCTTATTGGACAGAGTTAAGTGAACGGCGTGTTTTGGTCCCTGAGTTGATTTCTGATACTGAAGATAAGGTCAAATTGATTTGGGATAGGCTGAAGGCGGCTTCAGACAAACAGAAGTcctatgcggatctgaagcgtaaggagattgagttttCAGTGGGGGACTTGGTGTTTCTCAAggtttcaccatggaagaagtTACTGAG gCAATATCACTCTGATCCTTCACACATCGTTTCAACTGagaagattgaggttagaccagatctgacctttgaggaagagccgGTTTAG